A region from the Caldicellulosiruptor naganoensis genome encodes:
- the purQ gene encoding phosphoribosylformylglycinamidine synthase subunit PurQ codes for MKFGVVVFPGSNCDSDCYHVIKDVINEHVEYIWHDYNEKLDFDCIILPGGFSYGDYLRAGAIARFSKVMPRIEEFAQNGGLVIGICNGFQILTESHLLPGALIRNKNLKFICSDQYVKVVNNKTPFTNLYKKNEVINLPIAHGEGNYVVDEATLQEMIKNEQIVLQYCDKNGNINEDTNPNGSILNIAGICNKEKNVFGLMPHPERSSEKLLGCEDGKRIFLSIINYLKSR; via the coding sequence ATGAAGTTTGGTGTTGTTGTTTTTCCAGGTTCAAATTGTGACAGTGACTGCTATCATGTTATCAAAGATGTAATAAACGAACATGTTGAATATATATGGCATGATTATAATGAAAAATTGGATTTTGACTGCATAATTCTGCCCGGTGGTTTTTCATATGGAGATTATTTAAGAGCAGGAGCAATAGCACGGTTTTCAAAGGTTATGCCGAGAATAGAAGAATTTGCTCAAAATGGAGGTCTTGTAATAGGAATCTGCAATGGATTTCAGATTTTAACTGAAAGTCATCTTCTACCGGGAGCTCTAATCAGGAACAAAAACTTGAAATTTATTTGTTCTGACCAATATGTTAAAGTTGTTAATAACAAAACTCCATTTACTAACCTTTATAAGAAGAATGAAGTAATAAACCTGCCAATTGCTCATGGTGAAGGAAATTATGTAGTGGATGAAGCTACTTTACAAGAGATGATAAAGAATGAACAAATAGTGCTGCAGTACTGTGACAAAAATGGTAATATAAATGAGGATACAAACCCGAATGGTTCAATCTTGAACATTGCAGGAATATGCAACAAGGAAAAGAATGTATTTGGACTCATGCCCCATCCAGAGAGAAGTAGTGAAAAGCTTTTGGGTTGTGAGGACGGAAAGAGAATATTTTTAAGTATCATTAACTATCTGAAGTCGAGGTGA
- the purC gene encoding phosphoribosylaminoimidazolesuccinocarboxamide synthase yields the protein MSYQIKGLLYEGKAKKIYETDNPDIVIMEYKDDATAFDGTKRGTIREKGIVNNKVSNHFFKLLESKGIPTHFVEEIDERRTAVKKVEIVPVEIIVRNIAAGSLCNRLGLEEGIVLKRPILEFCYKNDALHDPQINQYHILALELATEEEVDRIVEYSFKTNQVLREYLKEVNIDLIDFKLEFGRYKGNIVLADEISPDTCRFWDVNTKEKLDKDRFRRDLGNVEEAYKEVLKRLGL from the coding sequence ATGAGCTATCAAATAAAAGGATTGTTATATGAGGGAAAAGCAAAAAAGATTTATGAAACAGACAACCCAGACATTGTTATAATGGAATATAAAGATGATGCAACTGCATTTGACGGTACAAAAAGAGGAACGATTCGAGAAAAGGGAATAGTGAATAACAAAGTTTCAAATCACTTCTTTAAACTTTTGGAGTCAAAAGGTATTCCAACACACTTTGTTGAAGAGATTGATGAAAGAAGAACTGCTGTAAAAAAAGTTGAGATAGTTCCTGTTGAAATCATAGTAAGAAACATTGCTGCAGGCTCGCTTTGTAATCGTCTTGGACTTGAGGAAGGGATAGTATTAAAAAGACCAATATTAGAGTTTTGTTACAAAAACGATGCACTTCATGATCCACAGATAAATCAATATCACATCTTGGCTTTAGAACTTGCCACAGAAGAAGAAGTTGATAGGATTGTGGAGTATTCTTTCAAAACAAATCAAGTTTTAAGGGAGTATCTCAAAGAAGTAAATATTGACTTAATTGACTTTAAACTTGAGTTTGGAAGATATAAAGGTAATATCGTTTTGGCTGACGAAATTTCACCAGACACATGTAGATTTTGGGATGTAAATACGAAAGAAAAATTAGATAAAGACAGGTTTAGAAGAGACCTTGGGAATGTCGAGGAAGCTTATAAAGAAGTTTTGAAAAGACTTGGATTATAA
- a CDS encoding NCS2 family permease, producing MLENLFKLKERHTDVKTEVIAGFTTFITMAYIIFVNPSILSTTGLDKHAVFFATCIGAAVGTLIMALYANLPFALAPGMGLNAFFTYTVCLQMKYTPQQALAAVFISGIIFVLITAVGLRQAIVKSIPQPLKHAMTAGIGLFIAFIGFINSGIVVFDPGSKLPKFGDFTAAFNSFTNNPDINKSVIASRGALIAVIGLLIIGILIARRVKGAIIIGIIITTIISFPLKIVDLSKFKFSLEAFKVSAFNFDFAGLFSAHNQGGGIGAVLLSLFAVVLTFTLIDMFDSIGTFVGLADKAGMLDEKGDIPNMDRALMSDAIATIVGAIFGTSTVTTYIESAAGIEEGGRTGLTSLVTGILFILALIIAPFIGLVPTQATAPALIAVGVMMISSIKKIDFSDFEEALPAFLTIVIMPFTYSIANGISAGIIFYVLVKLLRGKAKEVHPITYVLAILFILRFMVIAH from the coding sequence GTGTTAGAAAATCTATTTAAACTCAAAGAAAGACATACAGATGTCAAGACAGAGGTCATAGCAGGATTTACTACATTTATAACAATGGCTTACATAATATTTGTTAACCCTTCAATTTTAAGCACAACGGGGCTTGACAAACATGCTGTGTTTTTTGCAACATGTATTGGGGCTGCTGTTGGTACACTTATAATGGCACTCTATGCAAATCTTCCATTTGCTTTGGCACCGGGAATGGGGCTTAATGCATTTTTCACGTATACAGTGTGCCTCCAGATGAAATACACTCCTCAACAAGCCCTTGCTGCAGTGTTTATATCAGGTATTATATTTGTTCTCATCACTGCTGTAGGTCTGCGACAAGCAATAGTAAAGTCAATTCCCCAGCCTTTAAAACATGCGATGACTGCAGGTATAGGACTGTTTATTGCTTTTATAGGGTTTATCAACAGTGGGATAGTGGTTTTTGACCCGGGTTCGAAACTGCCAAAGTTTGGTGATTTTACTGCAGCATTCAATTCTTTTACAAATAATCCTGATATAAACAAGAGTGTAATAGCTTCACGTGGTGCACTTATTGCTGTAATTGGACTTTTGATAATTGGAATTTTGATTGCAAGAAGAGTAAAAGGTGCAATAATAATTGGGATTATAATTACCACAATAATAAGCTTTCCACTGAAGATTGTTGACCTTTCAAAGTTTAAATTTAGTTTAGAAGCATTCAAAGTTTCAGCTTTCAACTTTGATTTTGCAGGACTGTTTTCTGCGCATAATCAAGGCGGAGGAATTGGAGCTGTCCTTTTGAGTTTATTTGCAGTAGTTCTGACATTTACGCTCATTGACATGTTTGATAGTATTGGTACCTTTGTAGGACTTGCAGACAAGGCAGGTATGCTTGATGAAAAAGGTGATATACCTAATATGGACAGAGCACTTATGTCAGATGCGATAGCAACAATTGTTGGAGCTATATTTGGTACCTCTACTGTGACAACATATATCGAAAGTGCTGCAGGTATAGAAGAAGGTGGGAGAACTGGTCTTACTTCACTTGTAACAGGAATACTCTTTATCCTTGCGCTTATTATCGCTCCATTTATCGGGCTTGTTCCAACCCAGGCGACAGCTCCAGCACTTATTGCTGTGGGTGTTATGATGATTAGCTCAATCAAGAAGATTGATTTCAGCGATTTTGAAGAAGCTCTGCCAGCATTTTTGACAATTGTTATAATGCCATTTACCTATAGTATCGCGAATGGTATTTCAGCAGGTATTATATTCTATGTATTGGTTAAACTTTTAAGAGGAAAGGCAAAAGAGGTACATCCAATTACTTACGTGCTTGCTATTCTGTTCATCTTAAGATTCATGGTCATTGCTCATTAG
- the purS gene encoding phosphoribosylformylglycinamidine synthase subunit PurS, protein MLKAEIFVYLKKSISDPPGIAVLNSLKSLGFENVEKVRMGKYIVVYLNENDIEKAKEQVTLMCEKLLCNPVMEEYKFNISEE, encoded by the coding sequence GTGCTTAAAGCAGAGATCTTTGTGTATTTAAAAAAATCTATATCAGACCCACCAGGAATTGCTGTTTTGAACTCTTTAAAAAGCTTGGGCTTTGAAAATGTTGAAAAAGTAAGGATGGGCAAATATATCGTTGTGTATTTAAATGAAAATGACATTGAAAAGGCAAAAGAACAAGTAACACTTATGTGCGAAAAGCTTTTGTGCAACCCTGTAATGGAAGAGTACAAGTTTAATATTTCGGAGGAGTAA
- a CDS encoding response regulator transcription factor: protein MKILVIDDDVKICEVIKLYLEKEGFDVVMAHNGTDGINMFKQEMPDLVILDIMLPKKDGYEVCREIRKISNIPIIMLTAKGETFDKVLGLELGADDYIVKPFDPKELIARIKAVLRRTQGEVNDEKVVVYPNLTINLTTYEVKLEDKVIEMPPKEIELLYFLASHPNKVFTREQLLDHIWGYNFMGDTRTVDVHIKRIREKIEKDKYPWRIKTVWGVGYKFEI, encoded by the coding sequence ATGAAGATACTTGTCATTGATGATGATGTAAAAATTTGTGAGGTAATTAAATTATACTTAGAAAAGGAAGGTTTTGACGTTGTAATGGCTCATAATGGTACTGACGGTATAAATATGTTCAAACAAGAAATGCCTGATTTGGTAATACTTGATATAATGCTTCCTAAGAAAGATGGATATGAAGTGTGCAGAGAAATCAGAAAAATTAGTAACATTCCGATTATAATGCTGACAGCAAAAGGGGAGACATTTGACAAAGTGTTGGGATTGGAGCTTGGAGCAGATGATTATATTGTCAAGCCATTTGACCCCAAAGAGCTTATTGCAAGAATAAAGGCTGTGTTAAGAAGAACTCAAGGTGAAGTAAACGACGAAAAAGTGGTGGTTTATCCTAACCTCACAATTAATCTAACTACATACGAGGTGAAGCTTGAAGACAAGGTTATAGAAATGCCACCAAAAGAGATAGAACTTTTATATTTTTTAGCATCTCATCCAAATAAGGTATTTACACGTGAGCAGCTTCTTGACCACATATGGGGTTACAACTTTATGGGAGATACCAGAACTGTTGATGTTCATATAAAAAGGATTAGGGAGAAGATAGAAAAAGACAAATATCCTTGGCGTATTAAAACTGTTTGGGGTGTGGGTTATAAATTTGAGATTTAA
- a CDS encoding sensor histidine kinase encodes MKSIYFRFVIIYTIIIVMGFLIFGTILNNLTENYFISQKQTQLVREAEKIATGLALWYITGFLEKDRLRFEINFLRDYLNASILLINRNGNVVLNSDEQVFLNDPILQRIRDKVFSGNIAVEKTLIGSIVKKEYLIIGYPVVINNQVVSGLLLITSTDDIRLTLRMYNRIIWLITLFEVILVLIITYALTQRIITPIKKLASISRKIAEGDFSERIPLPVNNNDEIGELIASFNYMTEKLENLEMMRKSFISNVSHELRSPLTSIRGFIEGILDRTIPDDKRDFYLNLVREEVIKLNNLINQLLELSRLEWGKINLNLTTFKIYSVVAEELIKFEQRIEEKNIEVFLQVDENLVVKADRDLISRVVHNLLDNAIKYNKVGGKIYIYSEVENDKAYITIEDTGIGIPEKLQKLIWERFYKVDKSRSLEKGVGLGLSIVKEIIKLHKQNIWVESEEGVGTKFTFTLDLK; translated from the coding sequence TTGAAATCTATATATTTTAGGTTTGTCATCATCTACACAATTATAATTGTCATGGGTTTTCTAATCTTTGGAACAATACTCAACAACCTCACCGAAAATTATTTTATTTCGCAAAAACAAACTCAGCTTGTTCGCGAAGCTGAGAAAATTGCCACAGGTCTTGCACTGTGGTATATCACAGGATTTTTAGAAAAGGACAGGCTTAGATTTGAGATAAACTTTTTACGTGACTATTTAAATGCTTCAATATTGTTGATAAACAGAAATGGAAATGTTGTATTGAATTCAGACGAACAGGTGTTTTTAAATGATCCAATTCTTCAAAGAATTAGGGATAAGGTATTCAGTGGTAATATCGCTGTAGAAAAGACACTAATAGGAAGTATTGTAAAAAAAGAATATCTAATAATTGGCTATCCTGTTGTGATAAATAATCAAGTGGTCTCTGGGCTTTTGCTTATCACATCAACAGATGATATTCGTCTGACCCTAAGAATGTATAATAGAATAATATGGCTTATTACATTGTTTGAGGTAATATTGGTTCTTATTATAACATATGCTCTTACACAAAGAATTATCACTCCAATAAAAAAGCTTGCAAGTATTTCGAGAAAGATCGCAGAAGGAGATTTTTCAGAAAGGATTCCTCTGCCGGTTAATAACAATGATGAGATTGGGGAGCTTATAGCTTCTTTTAATTACATGACAGAGAAGTTAGAAAACTTAGAGATGATGAGAAAGAGTTTTATATCAAATGTCTCTCATGAGCTAAGGTCTCCACTTACCTCTATAAGAGGGTTTATTGAAGGTATACTTGACAGGACGATACCTGATGACAAGAGAGATTTCTATTTAAACCTGGTAAGAGAAGAGGTCATCAAGCTTAACAATTTAATAAATCAACTGTTAGAATTGTCAAGGCTTGAGTGGGGAAAGATAAATTTAAACTTGACTACATTTAAGATTTACTCTGTTGTGGCAGAGGAGTTAATCAAGTTTGAACAGCGAATTGAAGAAAAAAACATAGAAGTCTTTTTACAGGTGGATGAAAATCTTGTTGTGAAAGCAGATAGGGATTTAATTAGTAGGGTGGTTCACAACCTTTTGGACAATGCGATAAAGTACAATAAAGTTGGGGGAAAGATTTATATTTATTCCGAAGTTGAAAACGATAAAGCATATATTACAATTGAAGACACTGGCATTGGCATTCCAGAGAAGCTTCAAAAACTCATATGGGAAAGATTTTACAAGGTGGATAAGTCACGCAGCCTTGAAAAAGGTGTAGGTTTGGGGCTTTCTATTGTGAAGGAAATTATAAAGCTCCACAAGCAGAACATCTGGGTTGAAAGTGAAGAAGGTGTGGGAACAAAGTTTACCTTTACTCTGGATTTGAAATAA
- a CDS encoding AIR synthase family protein, whose translation MEIGKIPIEILNEHIFELKTARDDVLLGPDIGEDSAAVDIKGDIAVITTDPITAASSMAGYLSVVVVCNDLAAAGAEPIGVLSTILMPPESSQDEFVQILEEIKEACKRFNVQLLGGHSEVSPIVTKPLIVSTGFGKVQRHMLISTKGAKVGDKIIVTKTLGIEGTLILYNKEKERLRRILTPHEISEIEDYINRLSVIEEGLIARKYASSMHDITEGGLFGAIYEVCKASKKGAKIYEDKIVLSNSVKKVSSFFNLNPYKLISSGSMLITTSEEDDLISELKEKGIGCCVIGEIVEDTKIEFISSNGESILIDKLPIDEIYKVV comes from the coding sequence TTGGAAATAGGGAAAATACCCATTGAGATATTGAATGAACATATATTTGAGCTAAAAACAGCAAGAGACGATGTTTTACTTGGGCCGGATATTGGAGAAGATTCAGCAGCAGTAGATATAAAAGGTGACATTGCTGTTATTACAACCGATCCAATTACAGCAGCAAGCTCTATGGCGGGCTATCTGTCGGTAGTTGTTGTTTGCAATGATTTGGCAGCAGCAGGTGCCGAGCCAATAGGAGTGCTTTCTACTATTCTCATGCCACCAGAAAGCAGTCAGGATGAGTTTGTTCAAATCTTGGAAGAGATAAAAGAGGCTTGTAAAAGGTTCAATGTGCAGCTATTAGGTGGTCACAGTGAGGTATCGCCTATTGTTACAAAACCTTTAATTGTCTCAACAGGTTTTGGTAAAGTACAACGGCACATGCTCATCTCAACAAAAGGTGCAAAAGTGGGTGATAAAATTATTGTTACAAAAACATTGGGGATAGAAGGTACACTTATACTTTATAATAAAGAAAAAGAGAGACTTAGGAGAATTTTAACCCCACATGAGATATCCGAAATAGAAGATTATATCAACAGACTAAGTGTAATAGAAGAAGGTTTGATTGCGAGAAAGTATGCAAGTTCTATGCACGATATCACCGAAGGTGGGCTTTTTGGTGCAATTTATGAGGTTTGTAAAGCTTCAAAAAAAGGTGCAAAAATCTATGAGGACAAAATTGTTTTAAGTAACAGTGTTAAAAAAGTTTCTTCTTTCTTTAATCTAAACCCGTATAAACTTATTTCAAGTGGAAGTATGTTAATTACAACCAGTGAAGAAGATGATCTAATCTCTGAACTTAAAGAAAAGGGAATTGGATGCTGTGTTATTGGTGAGATTGTTGAAGACACAAAGATAGAGTTTATAAGTTCAAATGGAGAGAGTATTCTTATAGATAAGCTTCCAATTGATGAGATTTACAAAGTAGTATAA
- a CDS encoding S1C family serine protease, with protein MSDKFDFETPNYQPSYSPITFEIPKTIRKKKSIKEYLLASFIGGLIGALLVSIIFMGYFGVSFSNFKNDVNSAISGLNLESSNNLEPVTRTVVLNSGNDSFVTDVAKKVGPAVVGIKNKGTAYNWWTDEEQEITIGEGSGVIISKDGYIVTNNHVVSGAKNISVILSGEKEVPATIVGTDALSDIAVVKIDPKYVTAVAPLGDSSKVKVGEFVIAIGNPLGQEFAGTVTFGVVSAVNRKLDMENGVQIPLIQTDAAINPGNSGGALVNSSGQVIGINTAKISQTGVEGMGFAIPINYVKPIVNDLIKYKKVLRPTIGISVMEYYDRAGNVVGLYISKVYPGTGAAKAGLKEGDVILQIDGKKVTTFSDIQSILSTHKIGDIITIRVLRDGQTKDFKVTLGTPINTSD; from the coding sequence ATGTCTGATAAATTCGACTTTGAAACTCCAAATTATCAACCATCATATAGCCCTATCACTTTTGAAATTCCAAAGACTATAAGGAAAAAGAAATCTATAAAAGAGTATTTACTTGCAAGTTTTATAGGAGGCTTAATTGGTGCGCTGTTAGTTTCTATTATATTTATGGGATATTTTGGGGTAAGCTTCTCTAATTTCAAAAACGATGTAAACTCAGCTATAAGCGGTCTTAACTTAGAAAGTTCAAATAATTTAGAGCCTGTCACAAGGACAGTTGTTTTGAATTCTGGGAACGATTCATTTGTCACAGATGTTGCCAAAAAAGTTGGTCCGGCTGTGGTTGGAATCAAGAACAAAGGCACAGCCTACAACTGGTGGACCGATGAAGAACAAGAGATTACAATTGGTGAAGGCTCAGGTGTCATTATAAGCAAGGACGGCTATATTGTAACAAATAACCATGTTGTATCAGGTGCAAAAAACATTTCAGTTATTCTCTCTGGTGAAAAGGAAGTACCAGCAACAATCGTAGGTACAGATGCACTCAGCGACATTGCAGTTGTAAAGATTGATCCAAAATATGTAACAGCCGTTGCACCACTTGGAGACTCTTCAAAGGTTAAAGTTGGTGAGTTTGTTATTGCAATAGGAAATCCGTTGGGTCAGGAGTTTGCTGGTACTGTTACATTCGGTGTTGTAAGTGCTGTGAATAGAAAACTTGATATGGAGAATGGTGTGCAAATACCTCTGATACAAACCGATGCGGCAATAAATCCTGGAAATAGTGGTGGAGCACTTGTAAATAGCAGTGGACAAGTAATAGGTATAAACACTGCAAAGATATCTCAAACTGGTGTTGAAGGAATGGGATTTGCTATACCAATCAACTATGTAAAGCCAATCGTAAATGACTTAATCAAATACAAAAAAGTTTTAAGACCAACAATAGGTATCTCTGTTATGGAATATTATGATAGAGCTGGAAATGTTGTAGGATTATATATTTCAAAAGTATATCCAGGCACAGGTGCGGCAAAAGCAGGTCTTAAAGAGGGAGATGTAATTTTGCAGATAGATGGTAAGAAAGTAACTACATTTTCTGATATTCAATCTATACTCTCTACTCATAAGATTGGAGATATAATCACTATCAGAGTGTTGCGTGATGGTCAGACAAAAGATTTTAAGGTAACCCTTGGTACACCAATAAATACAAGCGATTAA